The Saccharopolyspora gloriosae genome window below encodes:
- a CDS encoding xanthine dehydrogenase family protein molybdopterin-binding subunit: protein MTGLLRPRAMGTPLERRDGWAKVTGTAPYAFEHPASAPLYVHPLQSEIARGRVKYIDAHAAEDLDGVAAVLTHENAPRLATDSDPELWVLQSPEIAFRGQLIGAVLAETPEIARHAAGLVRVEYQQERHDVVLRENHEALYAPDVVNPSFPAETVDGDVDAARPEVVVEQTYTTPMEHNNPMEPHATMATWSNGVLTLHDSTQGVHVMRSRIAPVLGLKPKRIRVVAPHVGGGFGSKGTAHAHNILAALAAQVAGGRPVKLALTRQQMFALVGYRTPTIQRVRLGADRGGTLSVVTHDVIEQTSTVQEFAEQTAVGTRTMYAAPNRRTTHRLAALDVPVPFWMRAPGEAPGMFATEVAIDELAEACGLDPIDLRSRNEPAVDQATGLPFSGRHLAECLREGAERFGWAERDPAPRSRRDGDWLVGTGVASATYPRHAMPGSTAAIRRHDGRYEVRIGAADIGTGTWTALSQIAADALDCPVDDVRLEIGDTDLPYATVAGGSSGLGSWGATVVEAARRFREKFGTDPDDGDEADAAMPDNPDAQRYSMHSFGAHFAEVRVNADTGEVRVPRMLGVFSAGRIVNPRLARSQLIGGMTMGLSMALHEHSVLDPQFGHVINHDFAQYHIAAHADVADIEAIWLDEQDPHSNPMGSRGVGEIGIVGSPAAIANAVHHATGIRVRDLPITPDKLLPG, encoded by the coding sequence ATGACCGGCTTGCTGCGACCTCGGGCCATGGGGACGCCGCTGGAACGGCGGGACGGGTGGGCGAAGGTCACCGGGACCGCGCCGTACGCGTTCGAGCATCCGGCGAGCGCGCCGCTGTACGTGCACCCGTTGCAGTCGGAGATCGCACGTGGCCGGGTGAAGTACATCGACGCTCACGCGGCGGAGGACCTCGACGGGGTCGCGGCGGTGCTCACGCATGAGAACGCGCCTCGGCTGGCGACCGATTCGGACCCGGAGCTGTGGGTGCTGCAGTCGCCGGAGATCGCGTTCCGCGGTCAGCTGATCGGCGCGGTGCTCGCGGAGACACCGGAGATCGCGCGGCACGCCGCGGGACTGGTCCGCGTCGAGTACCAGCAGGAACGGCACGACGTGGTGTTGCGGGAGAACCACGAGGCGCTCTACGCGCCGGACGTGGTGAACCCGTCCTTCCCGGCGGAGACCGTCGATGGCGACGTCGACGCCGCCCGGCCGGAGGTCGTGGTCGAGCAGACCTACACGACCCCGATGGAGCACAACAACCCGATGGAACCGCACGCGACCATGGCGACGTGGAGCAACGGCGTCCTCACGTTGCACGACTCGACGCAAGGGGTGCACGTGATGCGGTCGCGGATCGCGCCGGTGCTCGGGTTGAAGCCGAAGCGGATCCGCGTGGTCGCCCCGCACGTCGGCGGCGGCTTCGGGTCGAAGGGCACCGCGCACGCGCACAACATCCTCGCCGCGCTCGCGGCCCAGGTCGCGGGAGGGCGGCCGGTGAAGCTGGCGTTGACGCGGCAGCAGATGTTCGCGCTCGTCGGCTACCGCACGCCCACCATCCAGCGGGTGCGGCTCGGCGCGGACCGCGGCGGCACGTTGTCGGTGGTGACCCACGACGTGATCGAGCAGACCTCGACGGTGCAGGAATTCGCCGAGCAGACCGCGGTCGGCACCCGAACGATGTACGCGGCGCCGAACCGGCGCACCACCCACCGGCTCGCCGCGTTGGACGTGCCGGTCCCGTTCTGGATGCGCGCACCCGGGGAGGCGCCCGGCATGTTCGCCACCGAGGTCGCCATTGACGAACTCGCCGAAGCGTGCGGACTCGACCCCATCGACCTGCGCTCCCGCAACGAACCGGCCGTCGATCAGGCGACCGGTCTGCCGTTCTCGGGCCGCCACCTCGCGGAATGCCTGCGGGAAGGCGCCGAGCGGTTCGGGTGGGCCGAGCGCGACCCCGCCCCGAGGTCCCGGCGCGACGGGGACTGGCTGGTCGGGACGGGAGTCGCCAGCGCCACCTACCCGCGCCACGCGATGCCCGGCTCGACCGCCGCGATCCGCCGCCACGACGGGCGGTACGAGGTGCGCATCGGGGCCGCCGACATCGGCACCGGCACCTGGACGGCGCTGAGCCAGATCGCGGCCGACGCCCTGGACTGCCCCGTGGACGACGTGCGGTTGGAGATCGGCGACACCGACCTGCCCTACGCCACCGTCGCGGGCGGCTCGTCGGGGCTGGGGTCGTGGGGCGCGACGGTGGTCGAGGCGGCGCGGCGGTTCCGGGAGAAGTTCGGAACCGACCCGGACGACGGCGACGAAGCCGACGCAGCGATGCCCGACAACCCCGACGCGCAGCGGTACTCGATGCACTCGTTCGGCGCGCACTTCGCCGAGGTGCGGGTCAACGCCGACACCGGCGAGGTGCGGGTGCCGCGGATGCTCGGGGTGTTCTCGGCGGGGCGGATCGTCAACCCGCGGCTGGCGCGCTCGCAGCTGATCGGCGGCATGACCATGGGCCTGTCCATGGCGCTGCACGAGCACAGCGTGCTCGACCCGCAGTTCGGGCACGTGATCAACCACGACTTCGCGCAGTACCACATCGCGGCGCACGCGGACGTCGCCGACATCGAGGCGATCTGGCTCGACGAGCAGGATCCGCACTCGAACCCGATGGGCAGCCGCGGCGTCGGGGAGATCGGGATCGTGGGTTCGCCCGCGGCGATCGCGAACGCGGTGCACCACGCCACGGGCATCCGGGTGCGGGACCTGCCGATCACACCGGACAAGCTCCTCCCCGGCTGA
- a CDS encoding DUF3048 domain-containing protein: MVRFRGVLVRAAVLLAVLATVLAGGLACQPARTQRAPDEPQGAAPPPEPTAEAPAAGAPSSAPPVLAVKIDNVPEARPPTGIGSADVVVVEPVEGGLSRLVAVFGAKRPPVVGPVRSARETDLELLSQFGRPTLVFSGAAPELLPKLDSAAVDPVRPEQLPGAFFRGGDRPVPHNLFVRPGEVPAGAAWSPKAPLVFGPAPAGGVPRESAQVDYLAASTGFTWSPEQQRWLVSMDGEPAAATDSGRLGAGTVVLQEVRVRDSALSDSAGSVSPHAETVGSGRAVVLRDGKAFEARWSRPGPDVGTSYTTPSGAPLPFAPGPVWVALNDRL; encoded by the coding sequence ATGGTGCGATTCCGAGGAGTTCTGGTGCGGGCGGCGGTGCTGCTCGCGGTGTTGGCGACCGTGCTGGCAGGGGGTCTCGCCTGCCAACCGGCCCGGACCCAGCGAGCCCCGGACGAACCCCAGGGCGCCGCGCCACCCCCGGAACCGACCGCGGAGGCACCCGCCGCCGGAGCGCCGAGCAGCGCCCCGCCGGTGCTCGCGGTGAAGATCGACAACGTGCCGGAGGCGCGACCGCCGACCGGCATCGGCTCGGCGGACGTGGTCGTCGTGGAACCCGTGGAAGGCGGGCTGAGCAGGCTCGTCGCGGTGTTCGGCGCGAAGCGCCCGCCGGTGGTGGGGCCGGTGCGCAGCGCGCGGGAGACGGACCTGGAACTGCTGTCCCAGTTCGGCAGGCCCACGCTGGTGTTCTCCGGTGCGGCCCCGGAACTGCTGCCGAAGCTCGACTCGGCTGCCGTGGATCCGGTGCGCCCCGAGCAGCTGCCCGGCGCGTTCTTCCGCGGTGGTGACCGCCCGGTCCCGCACAACCTGTTCGTCCGTCCCGGCGAGGTCCCGGCGGGAGCGGCCTGGTCGCCGAAGGCGCCGCTGGTGTTCGGCCCGGCCCCGGCGGGCGGCGTGCCGCGGGAGTCCGCGCAGGTCGACTACCTGGCGGCCTCCACCGGTTTCACCTGGTCGCCGGAGCAGCAGCGGTGGCTGGTGTCGATGGACGGCGAGCCGGCGGCGGCCACCGACAGCGGACGGCTCGGCGCGGGGACCGTGGTGCTGCAGGAGGTGCGCGTCCGCGACTCCGCGCTGAGCGACAGCGCGGGCAGCGTCTCGCCGCACGCGGAGACGGTGGGGTCCGGCCGGGCCGTGGTGCTGCGCGACGGGAAGGCGTTCGAGGCCCGCTGGTCCCGGCCCGGCCCGGACGTCGGCACCAGCTACACGACGCCCTCCGGTGCACCGCTGCCGTTCGCGCCGGGACCGGTGTGGGTCGCGCTGAACGACCGGTTGTGA
- the mshB gene encoding N-acetyl-1-D-myo-inositol-2-amino-2-deoxy-alpha-D-glucopyranoside deacetylase produces the protein MSDRRLLLVHAHPDDEATATGATMARYTAEGATVSLVTCTSGELGEVVSEELAHLRGSPDALGEHRRGEIKAALGEFGDVRHHWLGGPGRWRDSGMAGLESNSSAGVFAAADPAEVTREMVELLRAERPHVVITYDDFGGYGHPDHIAAHRALMDALEPAADPEFAPELGAAWDVPKTYWTVLPESFITRMQEAGFDDFKPNTVPDADITAVLDGAAHHEAKIAALRHYRSQVDVDDDGFFAQLVRRPEFATEHYLLVRGVRGPGGGPNGAEEDLFAGLG, from the coding sequence ATGAGCGACCGCCGCTTGCTACTCGTGCATGCCCACCCCGACGACGAAGCCACCGCCACCGGCGCCACCATGGCCCGGTACACCGCCGAAGGCGCCACCGTGAGCCTGGTGACGTGCACCAGCGGAGAGCTCGGTGAGGTCGTCTCCGAGGAGCTCGCGCACCTGCGCGGCTCCCCGGACGCGCTCGGGGAGCACCGCCGGGGGGAGATCAAAGCCGCGCTCGGCGAGTTCGGCGACGTCCGCCACCACTGGCTGGGCGGCCCCGGCCGGTGGCGCGACAGCGGCATGGCGGGGTTGGAGAGCAACTCCTCGGCAGGCGTGTTCGCCGCGGCCGACCCGGCCGAGGTCACCCGCGAGATGGTGGAGCTGCTGCGCGCCGAACGGCCGCACGTCGTGATCACCTACGACGACTTCGGCGGCTACGGCCACCCCGACCACATCGCCGCGCACCGGGCGCTGATGGACGCGCTCGAACCGGCGGCCGACCCGGAGTTCGCCCCGGAGCTCGGCGCGGCCTGGGACGTGCCGAAGACCTACTGGACCGTGCTGCCCGAATCCTTCATCACGCGGATGCAGGAGGCCGGGTTCGACGACTTCAAGCCGAACACCGTCCCGGACGCCGACATCACGGCGGTGCTCGACGGCGCCGCCCACCACGAGGCGAAGATCGCGGCGCTGCGCCACTACCGCAGCCAGGTCGACGTGGACGACGACGGCTTCTTCGCCCAGCTGGTGCGGCGCCCCGAGTTCGCGACCGAGCACTACCTGCTCGTGCGCGGCGTGCGCGGCCCCGGCGGCGGGCCGAACGGAGCGGAGGAGGACCTCTTCGCCGGACTCGGCTGA